The DNA sequence TAGGCGCGCACACCGGGGCCTGCGTGCAGGCGAACATTCTCGAGGGCGTTGACCACGGCGGCCTCCAACTCCACGGCAAGCCGGTGATCCACCGGTACCGGCTCACCCGGCTCGCTGATGGTGACGAGGTCGCCCGCGTGGGGCCGGAGCAGCATACGTAGATCGATCTCCGCAGGCTCACCGGGAACCAAGGCCGGTTCGATGTCGGCGATCAGGCGGCGCAGCGATCGCTCCTGCTGGCCGGCGAGCTCAGCCAATTGAGCTGTCTCGCCGCCGATCTCGGACCCGCGCCGACTGATCAGCGCGAGCACCTGGAGTACGCCGTCGTGTACCTGGCGGCTCAGCCTGGCGCGCTCGTCGGCGGCGGCTGCCACGCGCATGGCCTGTTCGATCCGGACGTGATTGCGGCGAGCGGTCACCGAGGCCAGACCCACCCCCACTCCCACGGCCAGCAAGACGACCACGGTCGCGTCCCGCCCGACGTTGAGGTCGTAGCCCCCTTTGGCCACCGCGCTGGCGACCCGCACCGCCAGCCCGAAAGCTGCACCGATCAACGGGCCGCCGAGGATGGCCGCGGACACCACCGCGTTGGTCGCCCACAGCGTGGTCGGAAACGACTGGTTCGACGCAGCCCAGTCGGGAGAGGCGATGAACCTGGTGGCGACGATCAGCGCACACACCACCACCAGCTCGATCCCCACCCAGAGCCATCGGCGGCCGGTGCCCTTGAGATAGAGGATGGTGCTC is a window from the Williamsia sp. DF01-3 genome containing:
- the macS gene encoding MacS family sensor histidine kinase gives rise to the protein MTYRPGRLGSLTRRDATTDDADPVAPMWRAAQVFRLLSYIYALGFQLAVFGDYDRVAWSWFLFAILTFWTGVSTILYLKGTGRRWLWVGIELVVVCALIVATRFIASPDWAASNQSFPTTLWATNAVVSAAILGGPLIGAAFGLAVRVASAVAKGGYDLNVGRDATVVVLLAVGVGVGLASVTARRNHVRIEQAMRVAAAADERARLSRQVHDGVLQVLALISRRGSEIGGETAQLAELAGQQERSLRRLIADIEPALVPGEPAEIDLRMLLRPHAGDLVTISEPGEPVPVDHRLAVELEAAVVNALENVRLHAGPGVRAYVLIEDLGEQVVVSIRDDGRGIAEGRLSQAVAEGRMGVSESIVARIEALGGTARLDTAPGEGTEWELEVSKRMAGGNASRSADDQRRGSAHA